A region of Paractinoplanes abujensis DNA encodes the following proteins:
- a CDS encoding S8 family serine peptidase, translating into MMALGTVAALAVSVPEVRAEAAKPGPAGEAPVTVTLITGDRVTVSGDRVTVEHGPGRAGIRFSSRLIDGHRHVVPADAAPLLRQGRLDERLFDVTMLREFGYTGDSDLPLLLAYPGSGQRKGAAGARAVVQGTSRVSRDLPGSGLLATRTTRAERAGLWSSLTTGTGTARTLTPGIDRVHLDGKRHLALDVSVPQIGAPAAWQQGLDGAGVTVAVLDTGIDSTHPDFAGKITATANFTDEPDDDLDGHGTHVASAIAGTGARSGGKYRGVAPGAKLAIAKVCGEAACPESNILAGMEWAAPRASVINMSLGYFDVPGVDLLEQAVEDLTAAHGALFVVAAGNRGYGRLETVMSPASADAALAVGSVDNRDHLAPSSSLGPRVGDGAIKPDITAPGVNIVAARAANAVMGDPVVDGYSSMSGTSMATPHVAGAAAILTQQHADWSPSRKKAMLMGSSKPTAGLDGFAQGAGRVDVARAVRQTVAVDGAGVNFGRQEWPHSDDVPISRTLTYRNSGAVPITLALTVEGATDTFSVTPATLTVPAGGAATADVVADTRGEGPDGYRHAQVVATGSGDIRVGTPVVVNRDVERYDVTFRHIDRTGAPDEYQHFGSLIRLDRPKTYNVADGAEETINVPAGTYGLVSEFSAADGTSLLVQPKLVVDKPMTVTLDARTARPVTVTAPRADARQAATFVSVSWTTSQSQAGTTAYSYVPGDLFSARIGPAQPADEFAVLVNSVFARWKNDEDGFRDSPYTYEVAYSRKGDFFTGFQKRITTAELSTVKARYVREADNANGAKARRPSLGGSGSGGVELVPFSLPFERTEYVGGDGTAGWSGEFEQQLDGETLSTSAGPDQRLTPGSVHHESWNTPVFAPSVTSGDSFHLAERSGDIISTGITLFGDGAGHWGEASGPDTRRTALSSGGTLIGESSSPFPSFPVPPARTTYRLEQSATRSAPFRLSTSVSGAWTFSSAAGDAVLPLSTIRFNPRLDAPAGTYAIPVTVDRSPGSAATANRTLTAEFSTDDGRTWRRATVSQDRRTVTVINPASGFVSLRAAATDTVGNTATVTVIRAYEIR; encoded by the coding sequence ATGATGGCGCTGGGAACGGTCGCGGCCCTCGCGGTGAGCGTCCCCGAGGTCCGGGCCGAAGCAGCAAAGCCCGGGCCGGCCGGAGAGGCGCCGGTCACGGTCACTCTGATCACCGGTGACAGGGTGACGGTGTCCGGGGACAGGGTCACCGTCGAGCACGGTCCCGGCCGGGCCGGCATCCGGTTCTCGAGCCGGCTGATCGACGGTCATCGGCACGTGGTTCCGGCGGACGCGGCGCCGCTGCTGCGGCAGGGCCGGCTGGACGAGCGGCTGTTCGACGTCACCATGCTGCGGGAGTTCGGCTACACCGGCGACAGCGATCTGCCGCTGCTGCTGGCATACCCGGGAAGCGGTCAGCGCAAGGGGGCGGCCGGCGCGCGAGCCGTGGTGCAGGGGACGTCGCGGGTGAGCCGCGACCTGCCGGGGTCGGGCCTGCTGGCCACGCGCACGACGCGGGCCGAGCGGGCCGGCCTGTGGAGCTCGCTGACCACGGGCACGGGCACGGCACGGACGCTGACCCCGGGCATCGACCGGGTCCACCTGGACGGCAAACGTCACCTCGCGCTCGACGTCAGTGTGCCGCAGATCGGCGCGCCGGCCGCCTGGCAGCAAGGCCTGGACGGCGCCGGGGTGACGGTGGCGGTGCTCGACACCGGCATCGACAGCACCCACCCCGACTTCGCCGGCAAGATCACCGCGACGGCGAACTTCACCGACGAGCCGGACGACGACCTCGACGGCCACGGCACCCACGTCGCCTCCGCCATCGCCGGAACCGGAGCGCGGTCCGGCGGCAAGTACCGGGGCGTGGCGCCGGGCGCGAAGCTGGCCATCGCCAAGGTGTGCGGCGAAGCGGCCTGCCCCGAGTCGAACATTCTGGCCGGCATGGAGTGGGCCGCCCCGCGCGCATCGGTGATCAACATGAGCCTGGGCTACTTCGACGTGCCCGGGGTGGACCTGCTGGAGCAGGCGGTCGAGGACCTCACCGCGGCACACGGTGCGCTGTTCGTCGTCGCGGCCGGCAACCGGGGATACGGACGTCTCGAGACGGTGATGTCGCCGGCCAGCGCGGACGCGGCCCTCGCCGTCGGGTCGGTCGACAATCGTGACCACCTGGCGCCGAGCTCGAGCCTCGGCCCCCGTGTCGGGGACGGGGCGATCAAGCCGGACATCACGGCGCCCGGCGTGAACATCGTGGCGGCACGGGCGGCCAACGCGGTGATGGGTGATCCGGTCGTCGACGGCTACTCGAGCATGAGTGGCACGTCGATGGCCACGCCGCACGTGGCCGGGGCGGCCGCGATTCTCACGCAGCAGCACGCTGACTGGTCGCCGAGCCGGAAGAAGGCGATGCTGATGGGCTCGTCGAAACCGACCGCGGGCCTGGACGGCTTCGCCCAGGGCGCCGGTCGCGTCGACGTCGCCCGGGCGGTCCGCCAGACGGTGGCCGTGGACGGCGCCGGCGTCAACTTCGGTCGTCAGGAGTGGCCGCACTCCGACGACGTCCCGATCAGCCGGACCCTCACGTACCGGAACAGCGGCGCCGTTCCGATCACCCTGGCGCTCACCGTCGAGGGCGCTACGGACACGTTCTCGGTGACGCCGGCAACCCTGACCGTTCCGGCCGGAGGCGCGGCGACGGCCGACGTGGTCGCCGACACCCGTGGTGAGGGACCGGACGGGTACCGGCACGCCCAGGTCGTCGCGACGGGCTCCGGCGACATCCGGGTCGGCACGCCGGTGGTGGTCAACCGGGACGTCGAAAGGTATGACGTGACCTTCCGCCACATCGACCGTACGGGCGCTCCCGACGAATACCAACACTTCGGCTCGCTTATCCGGCTGGATCGTCCGAAGACCTACAACGTCGCGGACGGCGCGGAAGAGACGATCAACGTTCCCGCGGGAACCTACGGGCTCGTCTCCGAGTTCTCCGCGGCGGACGGCACGAGCCTGCTGGTGCAACCGAAGCTCGTCGTCGACAAACCGATGACCGTCACGCTCGATGCCCGTACGGCCCGGCCGGTGACGGTGACCGCGCCTCGCGCCGACGCCCGCCAGGCCGCCACTTTCGTCAGCGTCTCCTGGACCACCAGTCAGAGCCAGGCCGGGACGACGGCCTACTCGTACGTTCCGGGTGATCTGTTCAGCGCACGGATCGGGCCGGCCCAGCCCGCTGATGAGTTCGCCGTCCTGGTCAACAGCGTGTTCGCCCGGTGGAAGAACGACGAGGACGGCTTCCGGGACAGCCCGTACACGTACGAGGTGGCGTACTCGCGCAAGGGTGACTTCTTCACCGGTTTCCAGAAGCGGATCACCACTGCGGAGCTGTCCACCGTGAAGGCCCGATATGTGCGGGAGGCGGACAACGCCAACGGCGCCAAGGCGCGCCGGCCGTCGCTCGGCGGATCCGGATCGGGCGGCGTCGAGCTCGTGCCGTTCTCGCTGCCGTTCGAGCGCACCGAGTACGTCGGCGGTGACGGCACAGCCGGCTGGAGCGGCGAGTTCGAGCAGCAACTGGACGGCGAGACCCTGAGTACTTCGGCCGGGCCGGATCAGCGGCTGACGCCGGGCTCGGTCCATCACGAGTCCTGGAACACGCCGGTGTTCGCACCGTCGGTCACCAGCGGCGACTCTTTCCATCTGGCCGAGCGCTCCGGAGACATCATCTCGACCGGCATCACGCTGTTCGGCGACGGCGCCGGTCACTGGGGTGAAGCATCCGGGCCGGACACCCGCCGGACGGCCCTCTCCTCCGGCGGGACGCTGATCGGTGAGAGCTCGTCGCCGTTCCCCTCGTTCCCGGTACCCCCGGCGCGCACGACGTACCGGCTGGAGCAGTCGGCCACCCGCTCCGCGCCGTTCCGGCTGAGCACCTCGGTCAGCGGCGCGTGGACGTTTTCCTCCGCGGCCGGGGACGCCGTCCTCCCGCTGTCCACGATCCGGTTCAACCCGCGCCTGGACGCCCCCGCCGGCACCTACGCCATCCCGGTCACGGTGGATCGTTCGCCCGGCTCGGCGGCGACAGCGAACCGCACATTGACGGCGGAGTTCTCCACCGATGACGGCCGGACCTGGCGCCGCGCCACGGTCAGCCAGGACCGCCGCACCGTCACTGTGATCAACCCGGCGTCCGGCTTCGTGTCCTTGCGGGCGGCCGCTACGGACACCGTGGGCAATACGGCCACGGTGACGGTCATCCGGGCGTACGAGATTCGCTGA
- a CDS encoding MerR family transcriptional regulator encodes MPEIDAYPIGEVARRTGLAVSAIRFYSEEGIVKPVSVGHGGRRNYDLLGIAQLEFIGTLRELSTPMAEIRRLIAGAATLRAVLTLHLATVERRERELRGRRASLRALSRLDEPAELMHKVVGMPDSERERLADELATATGVPRPRLPDDPTAAQLEAWIELTRLARSGEFRAAVRDRPVEASSGRESRRRLTAKLLAAHHSGLPADSVHARRLAAGLARQDTVVRPERPDPGLAAYQRLVSQLSGPPADNRVSVEYDLTGFRDWLAAVPTPRPTAQGLLSKESPVR; translated from the coding sequence ATGCCTGAGATCGACGCATACCCGATCGGAGAGGTGGCCCGGCGTACCGGGCTGGCGGTCAGCGCCATCCGCTTCTACTCCGAAGAGGGCATCGTCAAGCCCGTCAGCGTGGGCCACGGTGGCCGGCGCAACTATGACCTGCTCGGGATAGCGCAGCTCGAGTTCATCGGGACCCTGCGCGAACTCAGCACCCCCATGGCCGAGATCCGCCGGTTGATCGCCGGCGCCGCCACCTTGCGCGCTGTGCTGACCCTGCATCTGGCCACCGTGGAGCGGCGCGAACGGGAGCTGCGCGGCCGGCGGGCGTCGCTGCGGGCCCTGAGCCGGCTGGACGAGCCGGCCGAACTGATGCACAAGGTCGTCGGCATGCCGGACTCCGAGCGCGAGCGGCTCGCCGACGAGCTCGCAACAGCCACCGGCGTGCCGCGGCCGCGGCTGCCCGACGACCCGACCGCCGCGCAATTGGAGGCGTGGATCGAGCTGACGCGGCTGGCGCGGAGCGGAGAGTTCCGGGCGGCCGTACGCGACCGTCCCGTCGAGGCGAGTTCCGGTCGCGAGTCCCGGCGCCGGCTCACCGCGAAGTTGCTGGCCGCCCATCACAGCGGCCTGCCCGCCGACTCGGTGCACGCCCGGAGACTCGCCGCCGGGCTGGCCCGGCAGGACACGGTCGTCCGGCCGGAACGCCCGGACCCCGGCCTGGCCGCCTACCAGCGGTTGGTGTCACAGCTGTCCGGGCCGCCGGCCGACAACCGGGTCAGCGTCGAATACGACCTCACCGGTTTCCGCGACTGGCTGGCGGCGGTGCCGACACCGCGGCCGACGGCTCAGGGCCTTCTGTCCAAGGAGAGCCCGGTCCGGTGA
- a CDS encoding sensor histidine kinase has product MTKRFTLATALLRTVLIGRPVTAAVATVVTIRLSTDMTAAGLTSALITVITIPAPALISRRPALLRHRVAVVVVDAAATVAVPLTGQGGVVSFCFVAGSAAPAGVLLGTSGAVLWIAHTAVALSVAVHLLGDLPPAARDQVAPFFGAGPMLVLVCGAGAAVLTAALHRYMRASIAMTVAAQRSAAASERARLARELHDSVAETLRGVSFAAVALPSSPRRKPALAEQLAATVSRGADAAVREVRGLLTALRRDVPDQPFCVTVPDVSNGWSRSAGIAVRLVTAPVEPTLAARYELIQIPDEALRTVERHARASEAEVTRDNGAGFVPPAGLSHLSARGRFGVVGTAERARPVGGGLHVRSRPGSGTVIEAGVPAAAERLLAA; this is encoded by the coding sequence GTGACGAAACGGTTCACCCTGGCGACCGCCCTCCTGCGGACGGTCCTGATCGGACGACCCGTCACCGCCGCCGTCGCCACCGTGGTGACCATCCGGCTGAGCACGGACATGACCGCTGCAGGGCTGACGTCAGCCCTGATCACCGTCATCACGATTCCCGCGCCGGCCCTGATCAGTCGTCGTCCGGCGCTGCTGCGCCATCGCGTCGCGGTGGTCGTCGTCGACGCCGCGGCCACGGTCGCCGTCCCGCTGACCGGTCAGGGCGGGGTGGTCAGTTTCTGCTTCGTCGCGGGCTCCGCCGCGCCGGCCGGGGTGTTGCTGGGAACCTCCGGCGCCGTGCTGTGGATCGCCCACACCGCGGTCGCGTTGTCCGTCGCCGTCCACCTGCTGGGTGACCTCCCGCCGGCGGCGCGCGACCAGGTCGCACCGTTCTTCGGCGCCGGGCCGATGCTCGTCCTGGTGTGCGGAGCCGGCGCCGCGGTGCTGACAGCCGCGCTGCACCGCTACATGCGGGCCTCCATCGCCATGACAGTGGCCGCGCAGCGCTCGGCGGCCGCCTCCGAACGGGCACGGCTCGCCCGCGAGTTGCACGACTCGGTGGCCGAGACGCTACGCGGGGTGTCCTTCGCCGCCGTGGCGCTGCCGTCGTCACCGCGCCGGAAACCGGCCCTGGCCGAGCAACTGGCCGCCACCGTCTCACGGGGTGCCGACGCGGCCGTCCGCGAGGTCCGCGGGCTTCTCACCGCACTGCGCCGGGATGTGCCCGATCAGCCGTTCTGCGTGACGGTGCCCGACGTCAGCAACGGCTGGAGCCGGTCGGCCGGCATCGCCGTGCGGCTGGTCACCGCTCCGGTGGAGCCGACGTTGGCCGCCCGGTACGAGCTCATCCAGATCCCGGACGAGGCTTTGCGCACTGTGGAGAGGCACGCCAGGGCGTCCGAGGCCGAGGTCACACGGGACAACGGCGCCGGTTTCGTCCCGCCCGCCGGCCTGTCCCACCTGTCCGCCCGGGGCCGGTTCGGCGTGGTGGGGACGGCCGAGCGGGCCCGGCCCGTCGGTGGTGGCCTGCACGTGAGATCACGCCCGGGGTCCGGAACGGTGATCGAGGCCGGCGTGCCGGCCGCGGCCGAGCGGTTGCTCGCGGCATGA
- a CDS encoding LuxR C-terminal-related transcriptional regulator, with protein MIDVLIVDDNPIVRSAIRTYLGTDEDIRVVGEASDGRTALVAAQRLRPAVTLLDHRMPVADGLSVISRLADQTAVLVITSDSSADVIAGMLRGGARGYLVHGEFDPPELLRAVRSVAAGSGWLSPAVASVTISVLRDHAAAERAGTDRMRRDREAYGLTAREREVLDLITDGYSNAAIGRRLTISEKTVKNHLNHIFGKLGVTNRTEAAMRWTGSQ; from the coding sequence ATGATCGACGTGCTCATCGTCGACGACAACCCGATCGTCCGGTCGGCCATCCGCACCTATCTCGGCACCGACGAGGACATCCGGGTGGTCGGTGAGGCGTCCGACGGGCGCACGGCGCTGGTGGCCGCACAACGGCTGCGCCCGGCGGTCACGCTCCTCGACCACCGGATGCCGGTCGCCGACGGTCTCAGCGTCATCAGCCGGCTCGCCGACCAGACCGCCGTGCTCGTCATCACCAGCGACTCCAGCGCCGACGTGATCGCCGGGATGCTTCGCGGCGGCGCGCGCGGCTATCTCGTGCACGGCGAGTTCGATCCGCCGGAACTGCTGCGCGCGGTCCGGTCGGTGGCGGCCGGCAGCGGCTGGCTCTCCCCCGCCGTCGCCTCCGTCACCATCTCGGTGTTACGCGACCACGCCGCCGCGGAACGCGCCGGCACCGACCGGATGCGCCGCGACCGCGAGGCGTACGGGTTGACCGCTCGCGAGCGCGAGGTGCTCGACCTGATCACCGACGGCTACTCCAACGCCGCCATCGGCCGCCGCCTGACCATCTCCGAGAAGACCGTGAAGAACCATCTCAACCACATCTTCGGCAAGCTCGGTGTCACCAACCGCACCGAGGCGGCGATGCGGTGGACCGGCAGTCAGTAG
- a CDS encoding LuxR C-terminal-related transcriptional regulator, with protein MSDDRTGPARPSPIDVLIAHPEPAGRASLHDILRTQPHVRVVAAGGEVGETAAVAERLRPAVILLDDRVTTPDGIGALACRSRVILLTGATGSYDVATLLRMPARGYLVYGNFEPADLLSAVDAVARGLAWMSPVVAAAAVAELRASATRACPSAEPAAHPLARRERQVLDPLTAVLSNAAAAAKLRPAGETVRNHLRRGLAKLGGRDRATAESRRDQR; from the coding sequence GTGTCCGATGACCGCACCGGTCCAGCCCGTCCGAGCCCGATCGACGTGTTGATCGCCCACCCGGAGCCGGCCGGCCGCGCGTCGCTCCACGACATCCTGAGAACACAACCCCACGTCCGGGTCGTCGCGGCCGGCGGCGAAGTCGGCGAGACGGCCGCGGTGGCCGAACGCCTGCGCCCGGCGGTGATCCTGCTCGACGACCGGGTGACCACGCCCGACGGGATCGGCGCCCTGGCCTGCCGCTCGCGGGTCATCCTGCTGACCGGGGCGACCGGATCGTACGACGTCGCCACGCTGCTGCGGATGCCCGCACGCGGTTACCTCGTCTACGGCAACTTCGAGCCGGCCGACCTGCTCAGTGCGGTCGATGCGGTGGCGCGGGGCCTGGCCTGGATGTCCCCGGTCGTGGCGGCCGCCGCCGTCGCCGAGCTGCGGGCGTCGGCCACGCGGGCCTGTCCTTCCGCGGAGCCGGCGGCCCATCCCCTCGCCCGGCGGGAACGCCAGGTGCTCGACCCGCTCACGGCCGTCCTGTCCAACGCGGCCGCGGCGGCCAAGCTCAGGCCGGCCGGGGAAACGGTGCGCAACCATCTCCGCCGCGGACTGGCCAAGCTGGGCGGCCGTGATCGGGCCACCGCGGAAAGCCGCCGGGATCAGCGCTAG
- a CDS encoding aldo/keto reductase, which produces MAAGELTRDGRARVLADGNEIPLLALGVWQVPDGSECENAVRWALEAGYRHIDTAQAYGNEASVGRALRDSGLARDDVFITTKFYPGSRDPEAEAQRSLERLGVESVDLYIVHWPQGGPTWAWEGMQRAHERGYARSIGISNFSVSEVDELLKVAEVAPVVNQVQFSPFEFRRGLLTACEAHDVALEAYSPLGTGRHLRDRQVAEIAGRLDRSPAQVLIRWALQRGLIVLPKSTHRERIEQNAQVFDFELTSADMDALDGLDGTGGTDRALEQSWW; this is translated from the coding sequence ATGGCCGCAGGAGAGCTGACCCGGGACGGGCGGGCGCGTGTGCTTGCCGACGGCAACGAGATTCCGCTGCTGGCGTTGGGCGTCTGGCAGGTGCCGGACGGGTCCGAGTGTGAGAACGCGGTGCGCTGGGCGCTGGAAGCCGGCTACCGCCACATCGACACCGCGCAGGCGTACGGGAATGAGGCCAGCGTCGGGCGGGCGCTGCGCGACAGTGGCCTCGCCCGCGACGACGTGTTCATCACCACGAAGTTCTACCCGGGTTCGCGTGACCCCGAAGCCGAGGCGCAGCGCAGCCTCGAGCGCCTCGGCGTGGAATCCGTCGACCTGTACATCGTGCACTGGCCGCAGGGCGGGCCGACCTGGGCCTGGGAGGGCATGCAGCGCGCGCACGAGCGTGGTTACGCGCGCTCGATCGGCATCTCGAACTTCAGCGTGTCCGAGGTCGACGAGCTGCTCAAGGTGGCCGAGGTGGCGCCGGTCGTCAACCAGGTGCAGTTCAGCCCGTTCGAGTTCCGCCGCGGTCTGCTGACGGCGTGCGAAGCGCACGACGTGGCACTGGAGGCCTACAGCCCGCTGGGCACGGGCCGGCACCTGCGCGATCGGCAGGTGGCCGAGATCGCCGGGCGGCTGGACCGTTCACCGGCCCAGGTGCTGATCCGCTGGGCGCTGCAGCGCGGCCTCATCGTGCTGCCCAAGTCCACTCACCGCGAGCGGATCGAGCAGAACGCGCAGGTCTTCGACTTCGAGCTGACCTCCGCAGACATGGACGCGCTGGACGGCTTGGACGGCACCGGCGGCACGGACCGTGCCCTGGAGCAGTCGTGGTGGTGA
- a CDS encoding alpha/beta hydrolase, whose amino-acid sequence MRRTLSFFLVAMVAIGTAAGVRGVSDAATSKSLSWGPCPADVGVPTLECGTVEVPLDYRQPRGRTIEIAVSRLPSKKPAERRGVLLTNPGGPGGAGLSYPGLIANPIFPQPLPQSVQDHYDVIGFDPRGVGHSAPVTCDYRLDQMARQIVPYPENPAEVVEEATFAKTVARQCATSATAGLLPHITTANTARDMDRIRDALGEPKISYLGSSYGTYLGAVYTTLFPNRSDRIVLDSNTGPGGYDYTTFRRLALGMEQRFPDFARFAAANPRYGLGTSAAQVRKKYFQLAARLEKKPVQGIDGSVFREHTFNLLYNDASFPVLAQDWQALDTGRPVSYRPPATADDNKFSSHMHVLCGDSQWPRNLRTYQREVARQRIKYPLLGAAAANIGPCAFWPSPVERPVRIGDDGPSNVLLVQNLRDPGTPLVGALELRKAFGHRARLITADQGGHGAYVLFAQNKCANNAVTAFLTTGQRPPHDLSCAAESS is encoded by the coding sequence ATGCGACGAACCCTCTCGTTCTTCCTGGTCGCGATGGTCGCCATAGGAACAGCGGCGGGCGTTCGTGGCGTCTCGGATGCGGCGACCTCGAAATCACTGTCGTGGGGGCCGTGCCCGGCCGACGTCGGCGTCCCGACGCTGGAGTGCGGCACCGTGGAGGTCCCGCTGGACTACCGGCAACCGCGGGGGCGCACGATCGAGATCGCGGTCTCGCGCCTGCCGAGCAAGAAACCGGCCGAGCGCCGCGGTGTGCTGCTGACCAACCCGGGCGGCCCCGGCGGCGCCGGCCTGAGCTATCCCGGCCTGATCGCCAACCCCATCTTCCCGCAGCCCCTGCCGCAAAGCGTCCAGGACCACTACGACGTGATCGGCTTCGATCCCCGCGGGGTCGGGCACAGCGCGCCGGTGACGTGTGACTACCGGCTCGACCAGATGGCCCGCCAGATCGTTCCGTACCCGGAGAACCCGGCCGAGGTGGTCGAGGAGGCCACCTTCGCGAAGACGGTAGCCCGGCAGTGCGCGACCTCGGCGACGGCCGGCCTGCTGCCGCACATCACCACGGCCAACACGGCCCGCGACATGGACCGGATCCGCGACGCGCTGGGCGAGCCGAAGATCTCGTACCTCGGTTCCTCGTACGGGACGTACCTCGGCGCCGTCTACACGACGCTGTTCCCGAACCGCAGCGACCGGATCGTGCTCGACAGCAACACCGGTCCCGGCGGGTACGACTACACCACGTTCCGGCGGCTGGCCCTCGGCATGGAGCAGCGGTTCCCGGACTTCGCCCGGTTCGCCGCGGCCAACCCCCGATACGGGCTCGGCACCTCGGCCGCCCAGGTTCGCAAGAAGTACTTCCAGCTCGCCGCGCGGCTGGAGAAGAAGCCGGTGCAGGGCATCGACGGCTCGGTGTTCCGGGAGCACACGTTCAACCTGCTCTACAACGACGCGAGTTTCCCCGTGCTCGCTCAGGATTGGCAGGCACTCGACACCGGCCGGCCGGTGTCCTATCGGCCGCCGGCGACGGCCGACGACAACAAGTTCTCCAGCCACATGCACGTCCTGTGCGGCGATTCGCAGTGGCCGCGCAACCTCCGGACCTACCAGCGTGAGGTGGCCCGGCAGCGGATCAAGTACCCGCTGCTGGGTGCGGCCGCGGCCAACATCGGCCCCTGCGCGTTCTGGCCGTCCCCCGTCGAGCGGCCGGTGCGCATCGGTGACGACGGACCGTCGAACGTCCTGCTGGTGCAGAATCTGCGCGATCCCGGCACTCCCCTGGTCGGCGCGCTCGAGCTGCGGAAGGCCTTCGGCCACCGGGCACGGCTGATCACCGCTGACCAGGGCGGCCACGGGGCGTACGTGCTGTTCGCCCAGAACAAGTGCGCCAACAACGCGGTGACGGCCTTCCTGACGACAGGTCAGCGTCCGCCGCACGACCTGTCCTGCGCGGCCGAGTCGAGTTGA
- a CDS encoding DUF1059 domain-containing protein, protein MAVKIVCADFNNDCPAQFTAGDEGELLEHVELHTKTAHQPMEWTPELVEVVKTHLQPA, encoded by the coding sequence ATGGCCGTGAAGATTGTTTGTGCGGATTTCAACAATGACTGTCCCGCTCAGTTCACCGCGGGCGACGAGGGCGAGTTGCTCGAGCACGTCGAGCTGCACACCAAGACCGCTCATCAGCCGATGGAGTGGACTCCTGAGCTGGTCGAGGTGGTCAAGACGCATCTGCAACCCGCCTGA
- a CDS encoding DUF4260 domain-containing protein has product MPEPTTAPVTAPAETSGAQEYPGVVTGRPAIWLRVEAFAIAVTALAVFATTGEPWWLIPALFLIPDLSWLAYLAGPKAGAWVYNVLHSAPLPLALLIAGHHWQHNALIVAGAIGLLHLGVDRVMKYGLKYDHSFIVTHLGVHGPHKR; this is encoded by the coding sequence ATGCCTGAGCCCACGACCGCGCCGGTCACCGCACCGGCCGAGACTTCTGGTGCACAGGAATACCCGGGTGTGGTCACCGGACGGCCCGCGATCTGGCTGCGCGTCGAGGCGTTCGCCATCGCGGTGACCGCACTCGCCGTCTTCGCCACCACCGGCGAGCCGTGGTGGTTGATCCCCGCTCTGTTCCTGATCCCGGATCTGTCCTGGCTGGCCTATCTGGCGGGTCCGAAGGCCGGTGCCTGGGTGTACAACGTCCTGCACTCGGCGCCCCTGCCGCTGGCCTTGCTGATCGCGGGACACCACTGGCAGCACAACGCACTGATCGTCGCCGGAGCCATCGGCCTGCTTCACCTCGGCGTCGACCGCGTAATGAAGTACGGCCTCAAGTACGACCACAGCTTCATCGTCACCCACCTGGGTGTGCACGGTCCGCATAAGCGCTGA
- a CDS encoding alpha/beta fold hydrolase: MTQHAPHPASLGHPSSNSPSYLPVAGGRIAYEIAGQGPLVVLAHGMGHSRDAYRFLTPRLLAAGYRVAAVDLRGCGESTAEWRSYTRTDIAGDLISLIRHIGGPATLVGHSISGGAATIAAAGAPELITGIVEIAPFTRAQAMQLSSFRSRTYRQGAYRMAGTMMGRVSQWLRYLDHAYPGTKPADWNARQAGIESRLREPGRMKALQAMLKTSPADAGQQLANVRCPALIIEGSLDPDWIDPRAEGEAIIAALPAGAGELVVIDGAGHYPHDQYPEETATAILSFLREHAHA; this comes from the coding sequence TTGACCCAGCACGCGCCCCACCCCGCCTCGCTCGGCCATCCGTCGTCGAACAGCCCGTCCTACCTGCCTGTCGCGGGCGGCAGGATCGCCTACGAGATCGCCGGCCAAGGACCACTGGTCGTCCTGGCCCACGGCATGGGACACAGCCGGGACGCCTACCGCTTCCTGACGCCCCGCCTGCTCGCTGCCGGTTACCGAGTTGCCGCTGTTGACCTGCGCGGATGCGGTGAGTCGACGGCGGAATGGCGGTCCTATACCCGTACCGACATCGCCGGTGACCTGATCTCACTGATCCGCCACATCGGTGGCCCGGCCACCCTGGTCGGCCACTCCATCTCCGGTGGTGCCGCCACCATCGCAGCCGCTGGAGCGCCTGAGCTGATCACCGGCATCGTCGAGATCGCCCCGTTCACCCGCGCGCAAGCGATGCAACTCAGCAGCTTCCGCTCGCGGACTTATCGTCAGGGCGCCTACCGGATGGCCGGAACGATGATGGGCCGAGTCTCGCAGTGGCTTCGTTACCTCGACCATGCCTACCCGGGCACCAAGCCGGCCGACTGGAACGCCCGGCAGGCCGGCATCGAGTCCCGACTGCGTGAGCCGGGGCGGATGAAGGCGCTCCAGGCAATGCTCAAGACCTCACCGGCCGACGCCGGACAACAACTGGCCAACGTACGGTGCCCGGCCCTGATCATCGAGGGGTCGCTGGACCCGGACTGGATCGACCCGCGCGCCGAGGGCGAGGCAATCATCGCCGCATTGCCGGCGGGCGCTGGAGAACTGGTGGTCATCGACGGAGCCGGGCACTACCCCCACGATCAGTATCCCGAAGAAACCGCGACGGCGATTCTCTCGTTCCTGCGGGAGCACGCCCATGCCTGA